AAGACGGTGGAATCGGATATAATAATTGCGCAATGCATAACACTGAATGCACAGTCAGGAACGGTGATATTATGTATACTGGAAAACGtattgattgtgtgtgtgtgtgtggatatgCTGTGTAGGAATTtcatgaataaaaaagaaaccaacatGAAAAAGGGCCACCAAAAAGGGCCCACACAAAAGCTGATGGATGTATAGAGTGAGGGAGATGGCGGGCTGgatattctttcatttcctcttttttttttgtaaaaaaatcactaCACTGAGTATGATAGatttactattattataatatgcACACACAAGGGAGTTGGTGGTTAAAAAGCTacacaaaaaagttgttttttgtttgttgctgtaaaattgttgttgattgaTCTTATTTACAGGTACAGGAGAGAGGTGGGAGCGGGAAGGGAGCTACAAACGACACTGTACACCTATACAAAAAAAGGCTGTGGGATATTTGTGTTCAGAATGTATATAATAGTGGTATCGATATAGGTCAGGGGGGAGTTTATATATAATTAAAGCGGGCTATACGTACACTGATATCTCTgtctttgttaaaaaaaaaagggaatatttTATCGGGGGAAATTtaacttcttttgtttcatgcTGCTGCTAGTCTTTGGCCTCAAGCTGTTTACCGTCAGGTGCTGCAACGTCTCCGCTAAACAGCTGACACTTGAGCTTCGTCATCGTCTGcagacacaaacaaacaaaagattagGGCAAacgttaattttaaataaggcGACGGTAACATTTTTTCCACAACAGCCACCTCTCAAACAGGGTGGGATAAATCAAagtctttcaaaaaaatattaaaaagacGCTTCAGAGTTGTGTCAAGTCTTTTTAGCTGGGCATGGCCAAATCACCCACCGCATCTGAGAAACCGGATGTTGAAGCAATTAAGACGtaccgtcttcttcttcaggatCGGAACTGTAGTAGCCCGCCGTGACTCCTTCGTGGGAATGCGCCCGACTCAGCCGAGCCATACGGGCCATCTGGGCCGCTACATTGTAGTCGGGAGGTCGCCGGGCTCTTGGCGGAAGTTCTCGGGGGATAATGGTCcctgcgaaaaaaaaaatgaatcgggaaaaatgaacacaaaaatgcaaaaacaagtgtaaaaaaaagacacaagacGGACGGAAAGCTCGCGCGCGCGGATGCCGggtaacacacacaaataggccatttataaaaagaagcatgcagaaaacaacaacacctgAAGCCTATATACACCATTTTACCTCTCCTCTTTAAAACTACCGGTTGGAGAGGTAGAGCGGGCAAGACCCGAATTGCGTTTTTCATGTAACTGGCCCTGGCCGGCTTGTTGATTGTTAGATCTTGTGTCACTACCGTAGGATCGTTAGAAACCACAACCTCGGCTACAAACGTAAAAGTCAATCACacccaaaaaaacacaccaTTATATAGCAAATGAACCATTTCCTCATGCATGGATGGACATCGTACTGTAAGTACTGTACTGTAAACTACTCAAGGTGCTAGGGAAGAGGTGGGGACAACGGACAAGGGGAGCATACCTTGGGTTCCATGCGGGTATAAAGGTACCCTTGTTCGAGGTGCTACAGGAGGTGATTCCGTCGTTCCAGCGTGGGGATGATGAAGCAAGTGGGTGTGGCCGCCTCCGGAGACGACTTCCGTCGAGTTGTTGCTGGAATGCGAGTTGAACTGGGTGCAGTAACTGGCGTCGATGCCGTCGGCGCCGAGGCCGATGCCCAGACCGATGCCCAGCGTCAATCCCAGTCCCAGCGGTTGATGCAAAGATCCGCTTCCGCCGCCGCTGGTGCCGCTTCCTCCGCCGCCGCTGTCACTCGACGTGGCAGAGCCGGACATGTGCGACTTGCGCATGGCCGCCAAATTGGCCAGACTCGTCACGCTGCTGCTCTCGGCGTTCAAGTCGACGGGCAGAGCGGCGTCCGAGTGGGAACGCTCGTGTGAACGTTCGTGTGGCGTCGTCCTGACGGGCGGCGGTTGGGGTGGCACTCCGGGCACACGCCGGTTCAATCCAGGCGATGGAGAAGGGGAATGTTGTTGAAGTAGTCCCGATCCTGGAAGAGGTAGAGCCATCGAGACGTTGCAGGAGCCCATGGGTCGATTGGGCGCCTGGTACGGTCTCGTTTTGCTGGGCTCACTCAGAGCCAACATTTTGCGCACAGATTGTGGGCTGGCAGCTCctacaatttcaaaataaaaatgtgtcaaTGGACAAcccaaacaacaaattcaggatttaaaaaattcttcgtACCAAATTTGGGTCCTTGTTGGCCTCGGCGACTCTCGCTGGTGGCGCTGGTCGAACTGGCCGTGCTGGTGGTCGAGAGCGTCGGACTCGGGTGACGTTTACGGACGTGATGATTGACTGCGCTGAGGACCAATGCCCCGGTCGCCCGGCTTTCAGATCCTCCGCCCCCTCCAGAGCCGCCAGAACTGCCCGAATTGGATGACGTGGCCGCCAATGGATTGCCTCCGGCTGGTGGTTCGACTTCCACCGACATGTGTCGCAGTTGTTCCTCGTCCGTTAGCACCTTGAGAAAAAGGAATGttaattattatcatcatcaccCAAAGAAGGTGACAAAAACCAGCAAAATACCTTCATGTTGCTAAGGTAAGCCTTGACACGCCGGACCATCTGGGCTTCCTCGAACATTTTCTTCGAGTTTGGCATGGCGGCCGACTTCTTGCGTCTCTTGACCGTGGCCGAGGAGAGGTGGTGGCGGTCGTGATGAACAGCCCCGCCGGCCATTCCCGATCCGGTCGTTAACTGATTCATGGCCATCATGGCGGCAGAAGGAGGTTGGCCGCCCAATTGCAGCATCGTGAACAGATCGTAGGGCGCCGAGCACATGTGCGACAAGGAGCGCACCTCTTTGGCGATCATGCGCAGTTTCTCGAAATTGATCAGCCCGTCCACCCGAGTGTCATTGCCGAGATGAATGAACGTCAAATCCTTCTTGACAACGGGGAAAAATGGAATCTGTCGCCAGGGGAAACGGAGGGGGGAAACACACAAATATTTTGCTTTACTCAAATGAACACTGACGGGAGAAACCCGCAGGCCCAGAAAATACTCCGTGCGGAtgcggtaatttttttttgcggaatGGAATAAATTTTATACCATGGGCGGCTGAACGTGCTCGCTGTTGATGAGATTTCGGTATTTGGACATGTTACGAGACGGGTCCATCAGATCCTGCATGTCTCGGAAGAGACGTTGATATTTTCCCGGTAGTTTCTCCCACGTCTGTTTCAGTCGGGAAACGGCTCCGTGACCAAGACCGGAGATGATGTTGAACATGGAATTGAAATTCTTGCACTCTTTGCATTGGCGAGCCACTTTGATGAACTGTTTGATAGCGCGCATCCGTCGCATCAGATTGTGTTCCGCACAAATTTCCGTCACAACCCAAAACATTTCCCGATTAACcaactgtcaaaacaaaaaaatgcgtTAAAAAACGGATGAAGAGTGAGAAGCACAGATCAAAATGGCTCACCTCGCTGAATTGGGAGAGATGAGGCGTTCCGTATTTGCTGCGCAGCTGGAAGAGGTCGTCGACATACTCTGTGCTTTCGATTTGAGTGAAAATAGCGAAATCTTGTAACGTGAGCTGGACGGCCACTTCAACCGCGTTCAGGTGGAGGAATTGGACTTGAGATTGCAGCATCAGCTCGCCGGCCAATTCATCCGGCACCAGAGTTTCGGTGCTGTGATTGTTCTTGAGGTAATAGCGACTGGCCACGCCGATCCGCTCGGCCAAATTCTGGAGCTGGTCGGGCAACCGGCGCTGCTTGATGATGCCACTGTCCGTCACCGTCACCTCGCAAAGGCTGTAGTTGGACGACGGATCCGTGATTTGGAATTCTTGGAGGGACAGCATCACCACTTCCCTGGCAGTTGTTTCCtgcgcaaataaaaattcacgaaattgacatttttccaATCGATCCAGCTAATGACGGATGAGTCGCTTTTACCTTGTGGATAAGCAGGTACTTTGACGACTGATCGGCTTTGAAAACCTTGAGGGCGTGTTCGGGGTAATCGGCCCGTGGATCATCGTAGCATATGCTGGTCAAATCCGGATTGCTGTGACTCATGTACATTTGGTTGACGCTGCTGCCAGTCAGGGCTGAACCGACGGCGCCAGATTGTGCGGCACTCGAATCCGCCGAGCCAGTTGTCGAGCCGTACATGACTTCATCGCCGACCACTTCCCTGTGTGTTTGTGAAACAAGTTGATGGTTAATCTAAAACATCCGGGCGCCACTTATAAGAGTCATCGTCAAAATTACGTACCCCGGTTTGCCTCTGGCCATCTGATTGACCTTGCCCCAAATTTGcttcaatttggttttgtGGCCAAGTGTCATGAAACCGCCGCTGCCTCCTTGGCTCTTGGAGCCAATTAGGGCCGCCTTGTCTTTACAAGGCGACGGGCACGTGTGGCCCGCAGAGCCGCTGTCGGAATGAACGTCGGAAGACGACCCGCCAAGCATTTTGTTGCTGGAAGACGATTTCGACTCGAGTTTCTTACCCCGAGGCCGCGGAGAATTATCAGGGGTGTTTAACATTtctgaatgaataaaaaaatgtgaatgaaaATTTCCCATAAAAATATAGACGATCTGTAATATACCTTTAAACGCGTGGAGATTGGATCGAACGGTGATGGAAAGATGAGTGGAAGCCCGGAGAATCTCCAGTGCGCGTACGTGGCTGACGTGTTCGAAGCTCTGACCGTTCACTTCGAGGATCTGATCACCTCGTTTGAGTCCAACTTCTTCGGCTTTGGAACCCTTTTCCACTTTGGAAACGAAGATGCCGAATCCGCGCTCGAATCCGCCCAAGATGCTGAAATGGAGAATTTCATCGCGACTGGGCCGGGTCAACGTCACCGTCCTGGATCGAGCTTTGGCCGCGCTGGCGAAATCCAGCATCCTCAACTATTGaatcgaatttttcaaaaaaatatttttcaaaaattgtcccaacatcagaaagaaaatggaataaataatcTTACGTGGCTTTGCATCTTGGATTGTTCCAGTAGACACTCGAAGGTTTCGAGGAACTCCATCATGCAGGGATCCGTTTCAAAGTCGGTAAAATGGTTGTTGACCCATAGGAGAACGACTCGCGTCACTTTATCTCGTACGGTCGGATCGTTAAAACTATCGCGTGACACGAAAGAGTGGATTGAAATGAATGAGCCTCGATGGGACGACAAAGAATAATGGGCGTTACCATTCGAGCAGCTGGCTGCAGACAATCAAGGGACTTTCGATAAAGATCCGATGAGTCAAAAGGAAATCTTCGACGTAACTGGGATCGCCAGACGAGTCTTCCAACAAGTGGGACATTAATCGTTCCACCGTTCCCTGCGtttttggtaaaaaagaaaagccaattGATGAGAGgttgtgtttaaaaaagaaaaataaggaaaaaggttATAAATAGCTCATCAATTAAACAAGTGGTCGATATCGATCCAATTGTTGTAGGACCTTTTTAATTAggttgtaaaaagaaataggaaagcCACTCTATTATACTCTACTAGGGCTGCTATCTGTCCCACTCTTGTGCTATCGATGTGCTCTCCACTCACCTTGATGACGATGTGAGAGCGCTGCGAGGAGGATGCTGCGCCAATTTGGGCCCGCTGTTCCGTCACCAAGACAACGCGTCCATTCTCTTCGTGCCGGCGCGTATTCTCCTCTCCTTTGTGCAAGATGCTAAAGTAATCGGTTTGCGTGATGCAAACAAATTGACAGTCATCGCATTTGGTCCGCATTACGCCCCGGTGATACAATTTGTCCATGGTCGGCGTTATCCCgaaactaaaaacaacaaaatgacaaaattttcaaatttcaaattcaggTTGAGGGAAATGagtttttttcgtcttcttgtCCCCAGATGGGAGGATGGAAAGATTGACTGACCTGTCGCCAAGGTGTAAGGCTCGACCAGGCTCGCCGGAGGCTCCGCCATCAATTTCGACATGGCCGTTAATAATAACGGACCATGAATCAAGTTCTTCGCCGTCGTTCATGACAACTGTGCCGGCTTTTTCGACGACGGCGAACACCATCACCCGGCAAAGGGCCCGTCTCACCGACAGAGTCATATTGGCGAATGCCCTGAGGTGTTGCGTGAATTCGAGCAGGATTTCGATATCGTCATCCGTCCGATCGGATGGATCTTTTTCTAGACACTCTCGAACCGTGTCCCGCACAGTTAGGCTctacaaaaaagggaaaaaagaaaaaattatgaagAAAATTGATTGAGGAAAAAGTGGGGCCGAGTCACGAAAATTGGTTCCATCGAGCCAAAGTCACGGACGGCAATCAAGAAATGAGATGGAAAATGAATCATTACGTCGATGCTCTCGGCTAGGTCTTCTTCCTCGTCGCTGTCGACGATCGATTCCATCAAGCCGGTAAGGTCAACCTCGTCGCCGTCGTGATCAACACCGTCGACGCCAACGCCCTCCGCATCCTGCCATTCATCCAATTGCAAttagtttcccttttttcttgtttttcttttttaaaaaatctctcaaaaagaaacgaagggAAGATCCTCTTACCTGATCGGAACTGGGTACAGAAGAGTGCATGGTATCCGAACCGGAATACGCCGAACTCGTATCGGATCCTCTCGAACTCCGGTGAGATTGGGTGCCCATTCCTCCGCCAACGACGTGAACAGTCGCCGGATCtcgatgatggtggtggttcATCAGAGGGTGATGTTGCATGTCTCCACTCCGATACTGATTTAACCCAAATAGAATCAAACCAATTTGtcaaacgagagagaaaaaaatacaaaataaaaccggCGACAACTGTGCGGTCGACCGCAGTTTAGATCCAGGACggtgataaataaaaataactgaatCCCAGGGGGGACTGTATCAGCCTTAGCCAGGCCTCCCGCAGTTTCCTCaaatttggttattattttgtgGCAAGGATTttccggatttttttctttcttttgggtagaggggaatgaataaaataatttaataataacctGATCATTGTCCATTCTATTGTTGCCGCGGTCGAGATGGTGTAGGTGAGCCGAGGTGTAGGAAGCCGTTGCCGAACTGGTTGAAGCTGATCGCTGCGTCCGCTGAGGAACGTCAGAATAATCCACCTGTCAATATCATTTGGTGCAAtcaaggtatatatatattgtatagTCGTAGGACTGTTTATTGACATTTTCGGGGTGTTGACGCATGCGTGAAACAGCGATCACGACTCCACCCCGATACATTCATTTGATTGAAGATGATGGgatttatatatatctatctatgtttttttgtttgtgggggggtttcttttctccattctttttgttatttatttgtttgtttgtttctaacCGAAATCAATTTCGAAATGGGCAGGAAACGGAACTTACGACGAGCATTTCCGACGGCTCCAGGATGAGGCATTCGTTCGGCCGGCGGATGCTGACGCCACTCCGCTTACCAAAACTGTAatacacacagaaaaataaaaaaaaggggaagaaaaatgattaaatttccagattttttgacaacaaaaaatatatactcCCCCCACCGAACATGTAGGCGCGCTAcaacatagagagagagtaaagAGGGCGGGTAAGTACAAGGACTATCGA
This region of Daphnia pulex isolate KAP4 chromosome 9, ASM2113471v1 genomic DNA includes:
- the LOC124202470 gene encoding rap guanine nucleotide exchange factor 2-like isoform X3, with translation MMMKRRFQVKMGAQQYHPTAGHPRDIQTRSDRELVFLLQKDPTQRTVHEINRIWMALRPMGAFGLLRDSALRSLCRVIRYERHDANDILYCRGELCSCWYVLLCGSVFIDGSMYLPGASFGKRSGVSIRRPNECLILEPSEMLVVDYSDVPQRTQRSASTSSATASYTSAHLHHLDRGNNRMDNDQYRSGDMQHHPLMNHHHHRDPATVHVVGGGMGTQSHRSSRGSDTSSAYSGSDTMHSSVPSSDQDAEGVGVDGVDHDGDEVDLTGLMESIVDSDEEEDLAESIDSLTVRDTVRECLEKDPSDRTDDDIEILLEFTQHLRAFANMTLSVRRALCRVMVFAVVEKAGTVVMNDGEELDSWSVIINGHVEIDGGASGEPGRALHLGDSFGITPTMDKLYHRGVMRTKCDDCQFVCITQTDYFSILHKGEENTRRHEENGRVVLVTEQRAQIGAASSSQRSHIVIKGTVERLMSHLLEDSSGDPSYVEDFLLTHRIFIESPLIVCSQLLECFNDPTVRDKVTRVVLLWVNNHFTDFETDPCMMEFLETFECLLEQSKMQSHLRMLDFASAAKARSRTVTLTRPSRDEILHFSILGGFERGFGIFVSKVEKGSKAEEVGLKRGDQILEVNGQSFEHVSHVRALEILRASTHLSITVRSNLHAFKEMLNTPDNSPRPRGKKLESKSSSSNKMLGGSSSDVHSDSGSAGHTCPSPCKDKAALIGSKSQGGSGGFMTLGHKTKLKQIWGKVNQMARGKPGEVVGDEVMYGSTTGSADSSAAQSGAVGSALTGSSVNQMYMSHSNPDLTSICYDDPRADYPEHALKVFKADQSSKYLLIHKETTAREVVMLSLQEFQITDPSSNYSLCEVTVTDSGIIKQRRLPDQLQNLAERIGVASRYYLKNNHSTETLVPDELAGELMLQSQVQFLHLNAVEVAVQLTLQDFAIFTQIESTEYVDDLFQLRSKYGTPHLSQFSELVNREMFWVVTEICAEHNLMRRMRAIKQFIKVARQCKECKNFNSMFNIISGLGHGAVSRLKQTWEKLPGKYQRLFRDMQDLMDPSRNMSKYRNLINSEHVQPPMIPFFPVVKKDLTFIHLGNDTRVDGLINFEKLRMIAKEVRSLSHMCSAPYDLFTMLQLGGQPPSAAMMAMNQLTTGSGMAGGAVHHDRHHLSSATVKRRKKSAAMPNSKKMFEEAQMVRRVKAYLSNMKVLTDEEQLRHMSVEVEPPAGGNPLAATSSNSGSSGGSGGGGGSESRATGALVLSAVNHHVRKRHPSPTLSTTSTASSTSATSESRRGQQGPKFGAASPQSVRKMLALSEPSKTRPYQAPNRPMGSCNVSMALPLPGSGLLQQHSPSPSPGLNRRVPGVPPQPPPVRTTPHERSHERSHSDAALPVDLNAESSSVTSLANLAAMRKSHMSGSATSSDSGGGGSGTSGGGSGSLHQPLGLGLTLGIGLGIGLGADGIDASYCTQFNSHSSNNSTEVVSGGGHTHLLHHPHAGTTESPPVAPRTRVPLYPHGTQAEVVVSNDPTVVTQDLTINKPARASYMKNAIRVLPALPLQPVVLKRRGTIIPRELPPRARRPPDYNVAAQMARMARLSRAHSHEGVTAGYYSSDPEEEDDDDEAQVSAV
- the LOC124202470 gene encoding rap guanine nucleotide exchange factor 2-like isoform X9 translates to MDWSGFSFGKRSGVSIRRPNECLILEPSEMLVVDYSDVPQRTQRSASTSSATASYTSAHLHHLDRGNNRMDNDQYRSGDMQHHPLMNHHHHRDPATVHVVGGGMGTQSHRSSRGSDTSSAYSGSDTMHSSVPSSDQDAEGVGVDGVDHDGDEVDLTGLMESIVDSDEEEDLAESIDSLTVRDTVRECLEKDPSDRTDDDIEILLEFTQHLRAFANMTLSVRRALCRVMVFAVVEKAGTVVMNDGEELDSWSVIINGHVEIDGGASGEPGRALHLGDSFGITPTMDKLYHRGVMRTKCDDCQFVCITQTDYFSILHKGEENTRRHEENGRVVLVTEQRAQIGAASSSQRSHIVIKGTVERLMSHLLEDSSGDPSYVEDFLLTHRIFIESPLIVCSQLLECFNDPTVRDKVTRVVLLWVNNHFTDFETDPCMMEFLETFECLLEQSKMQSHLRMLDFASAAKARSRTVTLTRPSRDEILHFSILGGFERGFGIFVSKVEKGSKAEEVGLKRGDQILEVNGQSFEHVSHVRALEILRASTHLSITVRSNLHAFKEMLNTPDNSPRPRGKKLESKSSSSNKMLGGSSSDVHSDSGSAGHTCPSPCKDKAALIGSKSQGGSGGFMTLGHKTKLKQIWGKVNQMARGKPGEVVGDEVMYGSTTGSADSSAAQSGAVGSALTGSSVNQMYMSHSNPDLTSICYDDPRADYPEHALKVFKADQSSKYLLIHKETTAREVVMLSLQEFQITDPSSNYSLCEVTVTDSGIIKQRRLPDQLQNLAERIGVASRYYLKNNHSTETLVPDELAGELMLQSQVQFLHLNAVEVAVQLTLQDFAIFTQIESTEYVDDLFQLRSKYGTPHLSQFSELVNREMFWVVTEICAEHNLMRRMRAIKQFIKVARQCKECKNFNSMFNIISGLGHGAVSRLKQTWEKLPGKYQRLFRDMQDLMDPSRNMSKYRNLINSEHVQPPMIPFFPVVKKDLTFIHLGNDTRVDGLINFEKLRMIAKEVRSLSHMCSAPYDLFTMLQLGGQPPSAAMMAMNQLTTGSGMAGGAVHHDRHHLSSATVKRRKKSAAMPNSKKMFEEAQMVRRVKAYLSNMKVLTDEEQLRHMSVEVEPPAGGNPLAATSSNSGSSGGSGGGGGSESRATGALVLSAVNHHVRKRHPSPTLSTTSTASSTSATSESRRGQQGPKFGAASPQSVRKMLALSEPSKTRPYQAPNRPMGSCNVSMALPLPGSGLLQQHSPSPSPGLNRRVPGVPPQPPPVRTTPHERSHERSHSDAALPVDLNAESSSVTSLANLAAMRKSHMSGSATSSDSGGGGSGTSGGGSGSLHQPLGLGLTLGIGLGIGLGADGIDASYCTQFNSHSSNNSTEVVSGGGHTHLLHHPHAGTTESPPVAPRTRVPLYPHGTQGTIIPRELPPRARRPPDYNVAAQMARMARLSRAHSHEGVTAGYYSSDPEEEDDDDEAQVSAV
- the LOC124202470 gene encoding rap guanine nucleotide exchange factor 2-like isoform X7, which codes for MDWSGFSFGKRSGVSIRRPNECLILEPSEMLVVDYSDVPQRTQRSASTSSATASYTSAHLHHLDRGNNRMDNDQYRSGDMQHHPLMNHHHHRDPATVHVVGGGMGTQSHRSSRGSDTSSAYSGSDTMHSSVPSSDQDAEGVGVDGVDHDGDEVDLTGLMESIVDSDEEEDLAESIDSLTVRDTVRECLEKDPSDRTDDDIEILLEFTQHLRAFANMTLSVRRALCRVMVFAVVEKAGTVVMNDGEELDSWSVIINGHVEIDGGASGEPGRALHLGDSFGITPTMDKLYHRGVMRTKCDDCQFVCITQTDYFSILHKGEENTRRHEENGRVVLVTEQRAQIGAASSSQRSHIVIKGTVERLMSHLLEDSSGDPSYVEDFLLTHRIFIESPLIVCSQLLECFNDPTVRDKVTRVVLLWVNNHFTDFETDPCMMEFLETFECLLEQSKMQSHLRMLDFASAAKARSRTVTLTRPSRDEILHFSILGGFERGFGIFVSKVEKGSKAEEVGLKRGDQILEVNGQSFEHVSHVRALEILRASTHLSITVRSNLHAFKEMLNTPDNSPRPRGKKLESKSSSSNKMLGGSSSDVHSDSGSAGHTCPSPCKDKAALIGSKSQGGSGGFMTLGHKTKLKQIWGKVNQMARGKPGEVVGDEVMYGSTTGSADSSAAQSGAVGSALTGSSVNQMYMSHSNPDLTSICYDDPRADYPEHALKVFKADQSSKYLLIHKETTAREVVMLSLQEFQITDPSSNYSLCEVTVTDSGIIKQRRLPDQLQNLAERIGVASRYYLKNNHSTETLVPDELAGELMLQSQVQFLHLNAVEVAVQLTLQDFAIFTQIESTEYVDDLFQLRSKYGTPHLSQFSELVNREMFWVVTEICAEHNLMRRMRAIKQFIKVARQCKECKNFNSMFNIISGLGHGAVSRLKQTWEKLPGKYQRLFRDMQDLMDPSRNMSKYRNLINSEHVQPPMIPFFPVVKKDLTFIHLGNDTRVDGLINFEKLRMIAKEVRSLSHMCSAPYDLFTMLQLGGQPPSAAMMAMNQLTTGSGMAGGAVHHDRHHLSSATVKRRKKSAAMPNSKKMFEEAQMVRRVKAYLSNMKVLTDEEQLRHMSVEVEPPAGGNPLAATSSNSGSSGGSGGGGGSESRATGALVLSAVNHHVRKRHPSPTLSTTSTASSTSATSESRRGQQGPKFGAASPQSVRKMLALSEPSKTRPYQAPNRPMGSCNVSMALPLPGSGLLQQHSPSPSPGLNRRVPGVPPQPPPVRTTPHERSHERSHSDAALPVDLNAESSSVTSLANLAAMRKSHMSGSATSSDSGGGGSGTSGGGSGSLHQPLGLGLTLGIGLGIGLGADGIDASYCTQFNSHSSNNSTEVVSGGGHTHLLHHPHAGTTESPPVAPRTRVPLYPHGTQAEVVVSNDPTVVTQDLTINKPARASYMKNAIRVLPALPLQPVVLKRRGTIIPRELPPRARRPPDYNVAAQMARMARLSRAHSHEGVTAGYYSSDPEEEDDDDEAQVSAV
- the LOC124202470 gene encoding rap guanine nucleotide exchange factor 2-like isoform X1, giving the protein MQKYTRSSRSTTRGTSIESTEESAPSTSSATTAGAGGGARARQTVVVIPEPIRRWHSFHSRRSSFGHSAAPHLPVVVTGSAAGATPTAPPVTKPAARFLSPPPLTPRRRFSVCFGKRSGVSIRRPNECLILEPSEMLVVDYSDVPQRTQRSASTSSATASYTSAHLHHLDRGNNRMDNDQYRSGDMQHHPLMNHHHHRDPATVHVVGGGMGTQSHRSSRGSDTSSAYSGSDTMHSSVPSSDQDAEGVGVDGVDHDGDEVDLTGLMESIVDSDEEEDLAESIDSLTVRDTVRECLEKDPSDRTDDDIEILLEFTQHLRAFANMTLSVRRALCRVMVFAVVEKAGTVVMNDGEELDSWSVIINGHVEIDGGASGEPGRALHLGDSFGITPTMDKLYHRGVMRTKCDDCQFVCITQTDYFSILHKGEENTRRHEENGRVVLVTEQRAQIGAASSSQRSHIVIKGTVERLMSHLLEDSSGDPSYVEDFLLTHRIFIESPLIVCSQLLECFNDPTVRDKVTRVVLLWVNNHFTDFETDPCMMEFLETFECLLEQSKMQSHLRMLDFASAAKARSRTVTLTRPSRDEILHFSILGGFERGFGIFVSKVEKGSKAEEVGLKRGDQILEVNGQSFEHVSHVRALEILRASTHLSITVRSNLHAFKEMLNTPDNSPRPRGKKLESKSSSSNKMLGGSSSDVHSDSGSAGHTCPSPCKDKAALIGSKSQGGSGGFMTLGHKTKLKQIWGKVNQMARGKPGEVVGDEVMYGSTTGSADSSAAQSGAVGSALTGSSVNQMYMSHSNPDLTSICYDDPRADYPEHALKVFKADQSSKYLLIHKETTAREVVMLSLQEFQITDPSSNYSLCEVTVTDSGIIKQRRLPDQLQNLAERIGVASRYYLKNNHSTETLVPDELAGELMLQSQVQFLHLNAVEVAVQLTLQDFAIFTQIESTEYVDDLFQLRSKYGTPHLSQFSELVNREMFWVVTEICAEHNLMRRMRAIKQFIKVARQCKECKNFNSMFNIISGLGHGAVSRLKQTWEKLPGKYQRLFRDMQDLMDPSRNMSKYRNLINSEHVQPPMIPFFPVVKKDLTFIHLGNDTRVDGLINFEKLRMIAKEVRSLSHMCSAPYDLFTMLQLGGQPPSAAMMAMNQLTTGSGMAGGAVHHDRHHLSSATVKRRKKSAAMPNSKKMFEEAQMVRRVKAYLSNMKVLTDEEQLRHMSVEVEPPAGGNPLAATSSNSGSSGGSGGGGGSESRATGALVLSAVNHHVRKRHPSPTLSTTSTASSTSATSESRRGQQGPKFGAASPQSVRKMLALSEPSKTRPYQAPNRPMGSCNVSMALPLPGSGLLQQHSPSPSPGLNRRVPGVPPQPPPVRTTPHERSHERSHSDAALPVDLNAESSSVTSLANLAAMRKSHMSGSATSSDSGGGGSGTSGGGSGSLHQPLGLGLTLGIGLGIGLGADGIDASYCTQFNSHSSNNSTEVVSGGGHTHLLHHPHAGTTESPPVAPRTRVPLYPHGTQAEVVVSNDPTVVTQDLTINKPARASYMKNAIRVLPALPLQPVVLKRRGTIIPRELPPRARRPPDYNVAAQMARMARLSRAHSHEGVTAGYYSSDPEEEDDDDEAQVSAV